The following coding sequences lie in one Apium graveolens cultivar Ventura chromosome 3, ASM990537v1, whole genome shotgun sequence genomic window:
- the LOC141713212 gene encoding uncharacterized protein LOC141713212, whose amino-acid sequence MVVIEESNKATTAEEGYASDGFETASESDVINDENDHPTNKDEQITPNNDQSVRVTAADNEEEDHHHPYHDSLTDDQIKQKALEDANDAKLRGNDLFGSAQYEDALMKYDLALQLVADVPSSAELRSVCHGNRGACFLKMEKYEDSIKECTKALDLNPLYKKILLRRAEAHEKLEHFEEAVADLKKFLEMEPSNIGVKRSAVRLESLASEKREKMKEEMIGKLKDVGNTILGKFGMSVDNFKAVQDPKTGSYSLSYQP is encoded by the exons ATGGTCGTAATCGAAGAATCGAATAAGGCAACAACGGCGGAGGAGGGTTACGCATCCGACGGATTCGAAACCGCCAGTGAAAGCGATGTTATTAACGATGAAAATGATCATCCCACCAACAAAGATGAACAAATTACTCCCAATAATGATCAATCCGTGCGTGTCACTGCTGCAGATAATGAAGAAGAAGATCATCATCATCCTTACCATGATTCCCTCACCGACGATCAAATTAAACAG AAAGCTCTAGAAGATGCAAATGATGCAAAATTACGAGGAAATGACCTGTTTGGAAGTGCACAATATGAAGATGCACTTATGAAGTACGATCTTGCTCTACAACTTGTAGCTGACGTGCCCTCATCAGCTGAACTACGTTCGGTGTGTCATGGAAACCGTGGTGCATGTTTCTTAAAGATG GAAAAATATGAGGACTCGATCAAGGAATGCACCAAGGCTCTAGACCTAAATCctttatacaaaaaaatattgcTTAGAAGAGCCGAAGCTCATGAAAAACTGGAACACTTCGAAGAAGCCGTTGCTG ATTTGAAAAAATTTCTTGAAATGGAACCTTCTAATATCGGGGTTAAGAGATCTGCTGTTCGTTTAGAGTCATTGGCCAGCGAAAAGCGTGAGAAGATGAAGGAAGAAATGATTG GTAAATTGAAGGACGTGGGAAACACTATACTGGGGAAATTTGGGATGAGCGTTGACAACTTTAAAGCTGTCCAAGATCCAAAGACAGGTTCCTATTCTCTCTCATACCAGCCTTAA